A DNA window from Onthophagus taurus isolate NC chromosome 1, IU_Otau_3.0, whole genome shotgun sequence contains the following coding sequences:
- the LOC111423416 gene encoding coiled-coil and C2 domain-containing protein 2A, which yields MSASKGVLNECIESVSEEFSEASSSRRTSTDINKPESKSYKEKIKERFRLIKEQVATTPKNTKHNYELILKLMKQENAAVENSLSKYENERKRSAADAYNFFCENVSDECAVDNDDLGLVDDELIQFTPAVLQQEFVDIASEEKLWQPKTNKDELKIGEVRILEDEGLYVCESKILYKNVLERRLMQEEAKWFNCDGNLKLIDNPQLNLSYKPQEAEVIETNYVLPDQNGCIKETPDIFVCKSNILLLNITQLKFNHHPLFSLEHIFHKKLLFYYEKFHERKISNKLEVIMNRLESLRRSRDAMNINGSGENVAQHVEEIKKLRNKLILESSELRGLTKNILRNWKNIKMIRKKKGYSNTNVSLIIYKEKSNYSVDIEQQRREIENMITEIANEMKFDYQNKLDEYRDDLAKWKLNKSEDKKPKKPIIDIDEDDIRHEVLATFKEAFRPPGEPILTFKITNNNLITNEIEDKNENLRRQALKATKLYFKIIYNNTEAFKSKSIDLNDEFLCNFEEAFSLKVNDFPDRVIMELYEIPGSLSKRKIAEICLKLPHLKNRYQQENIDEFLKEELIHYKHEGTGSGIELEEVTKDLELNLDENYLLNTCGSINYHINWDESKISEIKEDNFTHSNVLDEKGEIDSKNLSDWVKNAKIDPLNPHNSFIFEYLESGLNDVCETPKSQFRCNPEMKKLSFYSPEKINSNLRFQVLQLRNKNEPEFLGMYVPNRLKEIPENILTNHNQRKKQERTLSADSEDDNVDAKRLHGIRCLKQLHTKVYQQCRSSQNNLTYENIVDERLISYFQNLTKTLLFNFLNWFKIRPGMNKPLPKLAIEQRGEEEITPLCKQSSSKIIVEVLSATNIPHKVLVKKQSRTRSSSEILEEPKVYIEVTYEGMTLGTSVQEGINPNWNQKLMFPLRSKHIDYLNPNALNGVVAINIWNETELKGSDSKSNDWLGNIRIPIASIAHTEKLSGFFKVNSPLLLNYEHHIIHIQLNIWMEPNFPKFILDLETISTNEPAYLHKHIFNWNKIYNASYPHRQFSSMVIDYYGKTICLTRFIKPLEPPQTNVLGHFETTPEQCARFVQLIPFIECNKLYNNVCLCVEEMLKLSIGTILDHAITLTCYIIALNIDAWLLLGHGVPNGQTAYVLIRENNINQIFDVTTGNKYDIIDPFCPLQRVFCVINEENIWANTQRTNDLNLTQFDFNKRSDWSPLFNNQVSAPTNSIQKKIIYTQNNVAEELEVQLESKLKKKIMKYRKTARTIWNHTLSNYFKQHMESLEDNTMYSKHDISHLRNTDYTQQVHGFIINLPYCNSTILFEKIKSSKVFNVDTPSKDFVIALHLHEYPNEILAVWILIGFVLPR from the exons atgagtGCATCAAAAGGTGTATTGAATGAGTGTATTGAAAGTGTATCGGAAGAATTTTCTGAAGCTTCGAGTTCAAGGAGGACCTCGACAGATATTAATAAACCGGAATCGAAAAgctacaaagaaaaaataaaggaaagGTTTCGATTGATAAAAGAACAAGTTGCAACAACCCCGAAAAACACCAAacataattatgaattaatcttgaaattaatgaaacaaGAAAACGCGGCTGTTGAAAATTCTTTGAGTAAATACGAAAATGAACGAAAACGGTCGGCTGCGGacgcttataattttttttgtgaaaatgttAGTGATGAGTGTGCAGTTGATAATGATGATTTAGGATTAGTTGATGatgaattaattcaatttaccCCAGCTGTTCTTCAACAAGAATTCGTTGATATAGCGAGCGAAGAAAAGTTGTGGCAACCAAAAAC aaataaagatgaattaaaaattggtgAGGTAAGAATTTTAGAGGATGAAGGGTTGTATGTGTGcgaatcaaaaattctttataaaaatgtattagaaCGGAGATTAATGCAAGAGGAGGc gAAATGGTTTAATTGCGATGgtaatcttaaattaattgataatccccaattaaatttaagttataagcCGCAAGAAGCGGAGGTTATTGAGACAAATTATGTTTTACCAGATCAAAATGGTTGTATTAAAGAAACCCCGGATATTTTTGTATGCAAGTCgaacattttgttgttaaatattacgcaattaaaatttaatcatcaCCCATTGTTTAGTTTAGaacatatttttcataaaaaattattgttttattacgaAAAATTTCACGAAAGAAAAATCAGCAACAAATTAGAAGTTATAATGAATCGATTAGAAAGCTTAAGAAGATCACGAGATGCAATGAATATTAACGGATCTGGGGAAAATGTAGCTCAACACGtagaagaaatcaaaaaattacgaaataaattaattttagaatcaTCTGAGTTAAGGGGATTAACTAAAAATATCTTGaggaattggaaaaatataaaaatgattcGGAAGAAGAAAGGGTACTCAAACACCAACGTgagtttaataatttataaagaaaaatcgaaCTATTCTGTCGATATAGAACAACAAAGACGAGAAATTGAAAACATGATAACCGAAATAGCAAACGAAATGAAATTCGATTACCAAAATAAACTGGATGAATACCGCGATGATTTGGCAAAGTGGAAATTGAATAAATCCGAAGAtaaaaaaccgaaaaaaccAATCATCGATATAGACGAAGATGATATTCGCCACGAAGTTTTAGCAACATTCAAAGAGGCTTTTCGCCCCCCGGGAGAACCAATtctaacttttaaaataactaataacAATTTGATTACAAACGAAATCGaagataaaaacgaaaatttgcGACGACAAGCTTTAAAAGCAACCaaactttatttcaaaattatttacaacaacACCGAGGcgtttaaatcaaaatcaattgaTTTAAACGACGAGTTTCTTTGCAATTTCGAAGAGGCTTTCTCGTTAAAAGTAAACGACTTCCCCGATAGGGTCATCATGGAGTTGTATGAAATCCCGGGATCTTTATCGAAAAGAAAAATCGCTGAGATATGCCTAAAGTTGCCTCACTTAAAAAATAGGTATCAACaagaaaatattgatgaaTTCTTAAAGGAGGAATTGATTCATTACAAACACGAAGGAACCGGAAGTGGAATTGAATTAGAAGAAGTAacaaaagatttagaattaaatttagatgaaAATTATCTTTTGAATACTTGTGGGAGTATTAATTACCACATAAATTGggatgaatcaaaaattagcGAAATTAAAGAAGATAATTTTACTCACAGCAATGTTTTAGATGAAAAAGGAGAAATTGATTCGAAAAACTTATCGGATTGGGTCAAAAACGCCAAAATCGATCCTTTAAACCCACataattcttttatatttgaatatctcgaatcCGGATTAAACGATGTTTGTGAAACGCCTAAATCTCAATTtcg gtGTAACccagaaatgaaaaaattatctttttatagtccagaaaaaattaattcaaacttACGCTTCCAAGTGTTACaattaaggaataaaaatGAACCGGAATTTCTTGGAATGTACGTCCCAAATAGATTAAAAGAAATCcccgaaaatattttaacgaatcataatcaaagaaaaaagcaAGAAAGGACCTTATCGGCTGATAGCGAAGATGATAACGTTGATGCAAAAAGATTGCATGGAATTCGGtgtttaaaacaattacaCACAAAAGTGTATCAACAATGTAGATCttcacaaaataatttgacTTACGAGAATATAGTCGATGAAAGATTAATATCGTATTTCca gaaTTTAACCAAAAcgttgttatttaattttttaaattggtttaaaattcGACCGGGAATGAATAAACCTTTACCGAAATTGGCGATTGAACAACGTGGGGAAGAGGAAATAACACCTCTTTGTAAACAATCCTCATCAAAAATAATCGTTGAAGTTTTATCTGCTACTAATATACCGCACAAAGTTCTTGTGAAGAAACAAAGTAGAACGCGATCTAGTAGCGAAATTCTTGAAGAACCTAAGGTTTATATTGAAGTTACTTATGAAGGGATGACTTTAGGTACTTCTGTTCAAGAAGGAATTAATCCTAATTGGAATCAAAAACTTATGTTTCCTTTAAG ATCTAAACATATTGATTATCTCAATCCAAATGCATTAAATGGAGTTGTAGCTATAAATATATGGAATGAAACTGAGTTGAAAGGTTCCGATTCAAAAAGTAACGATTGGTTGGGAAATATACGAATTCCGATAGCATCTATTGCTCATACAGAAAag CTAAGTGGATTCTTTAAAGTAAATTCTCCCTTGCTTTTAAATTATGAACACCACATCATTCACATCCAATTAAATATCTGGATGGAACCAAACTTTCCAAAATTCATCTTAGATTTG gaaaCCATCTCAACAAACGAACCAGCATACTTACacaaacacatttttaattggaataaaatttataatgcaAGTTACCCTCACCGACAATTCTCATCAATGGTTATTGATTATTATGGAAAAACAATCTGTTTAACCAGATTTATAAAACCATTAGAACCCCCTCAAACGAACGTTTTAGGCCATTTCGAAACGACTCCCGAACAATGCGCAAGATTTGTCCAATTAATCCCCTTTATTGAATGCAATAAACTTTATAATAACGTATGTTTATGCGTAGAG GAAATGTTAAAACTATCTATTGGAACAATTTTAGACCACGCGATTACGTTAACATGTTACATAATCGCGTTAAACATTGATGCTTGGCTTTTACTTGGACACGGTGTGCCAAATGGGCAAACAGCTTACGTTTTAATAcgtgaaaacaatattaatcaaatatttgATGTGACTACGGGGAATAAGTACGATATAATAGATCCTTTTTGTCCCTTACAAAGAGTATTTTGCGtaattaatgaagaaaat attTGGGCAAATACGCAAAGGACAAACGATTTAAATCTAACCCaattcgattttaataaaagatccGATTGGTCGCCGTTATTTAACAATCAAGTTTCGGCTCCTACGAATTCAATTCAAAAGAAGATTATTTATACGCAAAATAATGTAGCAGAAGAGCTTGAAGTACAATTAGAGAGTAAACTtaagaagaaaattatgaaatatagAAAGACTGCGAGAACTATTTGGAATCATACTTTATCGAATTATTTTAAGCAACACATGGAGAGTTTAGAAGATAATACTATGTATTCAAAGCATGATATTTCTCATTTACGAAATACTGATTATACACAACAG GTACACGGATTTATAATCAACTTACCTTATTGTAATTCAACGATACTTTTTGAGAAGATAAAGTCGTCTAAAGTGTTCAATGTGGATACTCCGAGCAAAGATTTCGTTATTGCCCTGCACTTACATGAATACCCAAATGAAATACTTGCGGTTTGGATCTTGATTGGATTTGTTTTACCTAGATAA
- the LOC111423102 gene encoding diphosphoinositol polyphosphate phosphohydrolase 2: protein MVKEKPNSIRIYDDEGFRRRAACICVRSDEETEVLLVTSSRKPERWVVPGGGVEPEEEPSVTATREVLEEAGVVGKLGRSLGVFENREHKHRTEVYVMTVTEELDEWEDSRAIGRKRQWFTIDEALEQLALHKPVQRHYLQQLKRSKLT from the exons ATGGTCAAAGAAAAACCGAATTCCATCCGTATTTACGACGACGAAGGCTTTAGGCGGCGTGCCGCCTGCATATGTGTTCGTTCTGATGAAGAGACTGAG GTTTTGCTAGTGACATCTTCTCGTAAACCGGAAAGATGGGTTGTACCCGGCGGGGGAGTAGAACCGGAGGAAGAACCAAGCGTTACAGCCACCAGGGAAGTCCTCGAGGAAGCTGGAGTCGTTGGAAAATTGGGTCGAAGCCTTGGTGTTTTTGAG AATCGCGAACATAAACATCGCACCGAAGTGTACGTGATGACGGTAACGGAAGAGTTGGACGAATGGGAAGATTCGCGAGCGATCGGCAGAAAAAGACAATGGTTTACTATAGACGAGGCCCTCGAACAGCTGGCCCTGCACAAGCCCGTGCAACGCCACTACCTTCAGCAGCTGAAACGCTCTAAATTGACATGA
- the LOC111423395 gene encoding DNA repair protein RAD50-like — translation MAKISRLKLAGVRSFGPDELQDIPFQAPVTLILGENGCGKTTIIEALKYACTAEAPGGGKDKASFLFNPQLRSASSTKAVIKLKLIDRDGKEILINRAMRVDQISPTSKTFKAMDSTLTITDSKGKSQTISTRCIDVSTIVCERLGVSQSILSSVIFCHQENSLWPLSEGKNVKEMFDEIFDSVKYNKCITNINELIKNQRVDIKAIAGQLVFKQDKKRIVDRKREVLEKDERDLEKIVEEIEKKNEEIIPIDNELTKIIEKENNFAELKQKLSAKQTEKRSLEQNQKELREKLKQEFVGDDDELKFEIKVFEEKISKLPTIEEIRVKIDNFNKLIQKSQERIGKLTAEKDQYNETVINRDKCINNLKSELNVEADHDVVGMIGILKTSLNKLKVTIQELEIKHGNEEDLLQKDIDTKREDVAKIKEKINSCSSQIKQIKQKIREVGLQLNLLGNSGEELKQLTLKVDKIDNDLKKLSSSFNIDETENSIKIIKQEIFQLEEQQTLLEQDQKVLQNNFELENNIETRLKDIREKENKIYHLKNSRFDEFRVVFDEVPETNLKSELEDVLSDNRRVLDDVQKQLEVSRSEVTNQEASIKFNKEKLAALQEELEGNLGKIRSLTKGQDYDEFHKKIETEFNFYQDSKGQLAAAKVLYEKFLKTFISSKPCCPICDTDFKGNESAVSSIVNKMRSTLKNIPSQLSETEEKLNKTQTLFNLSQQTKPLYEKTKFLEEKLIPEVTETINKLNLEYVLSKTERDDLEYKLKKPREILEIATKIMSDATLIDKYQSEIQAYKSEVVELEEQTTAIKSGKSRDEVEAEIKICKSNISQKRNLCESKQEQLVSFRNQLQDLKEKQHKLLDKKLQIEKTMHGKPQLLEKEKELKAEESVLQNTIKTLDHEITPTEKKLSQSIQSLKEKKLLHKNEITKRTDHFNKLNQTYQKINQHQIEIESFEKKDIKNEFIEQESKLHDYKEKINGLNSQRDLVSGSLIKRRELQDNLEIRLKQNTIASISKIIIELESQVKGYNYSNLYKQKQILVNKHSIILEETHRLSGKKEQLESTIKDEKEELERPEFKNAYSAYMRKYYELKIKENGLIDLQIYAKGLENVIIEFHKQKMISVNALIKEYWRSIYRGNDIDFIQIKTEQTESKGATSRRAYNYKVIQIKNDTEIEMRGCCSAGQKILACLIIRMALSSVFSHNCGILALDEPTTNLDRENVMSLSEALATMINDRKVERNFQLLIITHDEDFVRTLSQVGSIEECLKVKRNNDGLSVVQPQVIL, via the coding sequence ATGGCAAAAATATCTCGGTTAAAACTGGCAGGAGTTCGAAGTTTTGGACCAGATGAACTTCAAGACATACCATTTCAAGCTCCAGTAACATTAATATTAGGCGAAAATGGTTGTGGTAAAACGACGATAATCGAGGCTTTAAAATACGCATGTACAGCAGAAGCTCCAGGCGGTGGAAAAGACAAAGCCAGTTTCCTTTTCAACCCGCAGTTAAGATCCGCATCCTCGACGAAAgctgtaattaaattaaaattgatcgaTAGAGatggaaaagaaattttaattaatcgagCAATGCGCGTTGACCAAATAAGCCCTACGTCAAAAACATTTAAGGCGATGGATTCTACGTTGACTATAACGGATAGTAAAGGTAAATCTCAAACTATTTCTACAAGATGTATAGATGTTTCGACGATAGTTTGCGAACGATTGGGTGTATCTCAATCGATTTTGAGTAGCGTTATATTTTGTCATCAAGAAAACTCTTTGTGGCCTTTGAGTGAAGGTAAAAACGTGAAGGAGAtgtttgatgaaatttttgacTCTGTTAAATACAATAAGTGTATAACGAATATAAatgaattgataaaaaatcaaaGGGTAGATATAAAAGCAATTGCTGGGCAGTTAGTTTTTAAGCAAGATAAAAAAAGGATTGTTGATAGAAAGCGGGAAGTGTTGGAAAAAGATGAAAGGGACTTGGAAAAAATTGTGGAggaaatagagaaaaaaaatgaagaaatcattCCTATTGATAACGAACTTACTAAAATCATTGAGAAAGAGAACAACTTTGCcgaattgaaacaaaaattatcagcGAAACAAACAGAAAAGAGAAGTTTGGAACAAAACCAAAAGGAATTGAGGGAAAAATTAAAGCAGGAATTTGTGGGGGATGACGATGAATTAAAGTTTGagataaaagtttttgagGAAAAGATAAGTAAGTTACCAACAATCGAAGAAATTCGGGTTAAAAtagataattttaacaaattaatacaaaaatccCAAGAGAGAATTGGGAAATTAACCGCGGAAAAGGATCAATACAATGAAACTGTAATTAATCGTgataaatgtattaataatttaaaatcggaATTAAATGTTGAAGCGGATCACGACGTTGTTGGAATGATAGGAATCTTAAAAACGagtttgaataaattaaaagttacaATTCAAGAATTAGAGATTAAACATGGAAACGAAGAGGATTTGCTTCAAAAAGATATCGACACAAAACGCGAGGATgttgcaaaaataaaagagaaaattaattcttgtagctctcaaataaaacaaatcaaaCAGAAAATTCGCGAAGTTGGGCTTCAATTAAATCTTTTGGGTAATTCGGGCGAAGAATTGAAACAACTCACTCTTAAAGTTGATAAAATAGATAacgatttaaagaaattatcgAGTAGTTTTAACATTGATGAAACTgaaaattcgataaaaattattaaacaagaAATATTTCAGTTAGAGgagcaacaaactttattaGAGCAAGATCAAAAGGTACTCCAAAACAATTTTGAGTTAGAAAATAACATCGAAACGCGATTAAAAGATATCAgggagaaagaaaataaaatttaccacTTAAAAAATTCGCGTTTCGATGAGTTTAGGGTTGTTTTTGATGAAGTTcctgaaacaaatttaaaatctgaGTTAGAAGATGTTTTAAGCGATAATCGAAGGGTTTTAGATGATGTTCAGAAGCAATTGGAAGTTAGTAGGAGTGAGGTGACGAATCAAGAGGCGagtattaagtttaataagGAAAAGTTGGCGGCGTTACAAGAAGAGTTGGAGGGAAATCTAGGTAAAATAAGGAGCTTAACGAAGGGGCAAGATTATGATGAGTTccacaaaaaaattgagaccgaatttaatttttatcaagaCTCTAAAGGGCAATTAGCAGCAGCTAAAGTGCTTTATGAGAAGtttttgaagacttttatttCATCGAAACCGTGTTGCCCGATTTGCGATACTGATTTTAAGGGGAATGAAAGCGCTGTTTCAagtattgttaataaaatgagATCGACTCTCAAAAATATCCCTTCACAATTAAGTGAAACTGaagaaaaacttaataaaaccCAAACGCTTTTTAATCTTTCGCAACAAACTAAACCTTTGTATGAAAAAACTAAGTTTTTGGAAGAGAAATTAATTCCTGAGGTGACcgaaacaattaataaattaaatctagaATATGTGTTGTCGAAAACGGAGAGAGATGATTtagaatataaattaaaaaagcctAGGGAAATATTAGAAATTGCCACAAAAATAATGTCTGATGCCACATTGATTGATAAATATCAAAGCGAAATTCAAGCTTATAAAAGTGAAGTTGTCGAGCTTGAAGAACAAACGACCGCGATTAAATCGGGTAAATCCCGAGATGAAGTTGAGgcggaaataaaaatttgcaaatcGAATATATcccaaaaaagaaatctttgcGAATCGAAACAAGAACAATTAGTTTCATTTCGAAATCAATTAcaagatttaaaagaaaaacaacacaaattactcgataaaaaattacaaattgaaaaaaccATGCATGGAAAACCACAATTAttagagaaagaaaaagaattaaaagcgGAAGAATCCGTTTTACAAAACACCATAAAAACGTTAGATCACGAAATAACCCcgacagaaaaaaaattatcccAATCAATCCAAtcgttaaaagaaaaaaaattattacacaaAAACGAAATAACCAAAAGAACCGATCATTTCAACAAATTAAACCAAACGtaccaaaaaattaatcaacacCAAATCGAAATCGAATCATTCGAAAAAAAAGACatcaaaaacgaatttatcGAGCAAGAATCGAAATTGCAcgattataaagaaaaaataaacggGTTAAACTCCCAAAGGGATTTAGTTTCGGGTAGCTTAATTAAACGAAGAGAACTTCAAGATAATCTCGAAATTCGCCTCAAACAAAACACAATTGCATCAATTTccaaaattataattgaatTAGAATCCCAAGTTAAAGGTTACAATTACTCTAATTtatacaaacaaaaacaaattctcGTTAATAAACACTCGATTATCCTAGAAGAGACTCATAGATTAAGCGGGAAAAAAGAACAATTAGAAAGTACGATTAAAGATGAAAAAGAAGAACTCGAACGGCCCGAATTTAAAAACGCATACTCGGCTTATATGCGTAAATATTACGAgcttaaaataaaagaaaacggGTTAATTGATTTACAAATATACGCGAAAGGGttagaaaatgttatcatCGAATTtcacaaacaaaaaatgattagTGTAAATGCTTTGATTAAGGAGTATTGGAGATCGATTTATAGAGGCAACGATAtcgattttattcaaattaaaaccGAACAAACCGAGTCGAAAGGGGCCACTTCGCGGCGTGCCTACAATTACAaagtaattcaaattaaaaatgacacCGAAATTGAAATGAGAGGTTGTTGTAGTGCCggtcaaaaaattttggctTGTTTAATTATTAGGATGGCTCTCTCAAGCGTTTTTAGTCATAACTGTGGAATTTTGGCTTTAGACGAACCGACGACGAATTTGGACCGCGAAAACGTGATGAGTTTAAGCGAAGCTTTGGCTACTATGATAAACGATCGGAAAgttgaaagaaattttcaattgTTGATTATTACGCACGATGAAGACTTTGTTAGGACGTTGTCCCAAGTTGGAAGCATCGAGGAATGTTTGAAAGTTAAGCGTAATAATGATGGGTTATCTGTGGTTCAACCGCAAGTTATATTATAA